GATAAAATTAATATGCGCGTAGCAAAAGCCTCGGCCGAATTGGCCACAGCACCTTTGTTTGATACCATTGTGGTTAACGACACCCTAGAGCATGCCTTAGAAGAAGCGCATCAAAAAATTAGCGATTTTATTAACTCTTAGTCTTTTTTTGTAAATGAAGATTGGATTGTACTTTGGTTCTTTTAACCCCATTCATATTGGACATATGGTTATTGGAAATCACATCGCAGAATATAGTAATTTAGATGAAGTATGGTTTGTTGTAACCCCACATAACCCCTTTAAAGAGAAAAAAACACTGCTAGCAAACCATCATCGGTTAGAAATGGTATATCGAGCTACAGAACCCTATGATAAACTACAAGCCTGCAATATTGAATTTAACCTACCTCAGCCCAACTACACCATAAATACTTTGGTACATTTACAGGAAAAGTACCCTAATAAAGAGTTTTGTTTAATTATGGGAGAAGACAATCTAAAAAGTTTTCACAAGTGGAAAAACCACCAACTTATTCTTGAAAACCATTTTGTTTATGTTTACCCCAGAATTTCTGAAAACGTAATAGAAACGCCTTTTGATGGACACGAGAAAATCATACATATCAACGCCCCGATTATGCAACTGTCCTCTTCTTTTATAAGAAAATCTATTGCCGCTGGCAAAAATATCCAACCCATGCTTCCGGAACACGTTTGGGAATATATGGATGAAATGAATTTTTACAGATAAAACTTAAAAATTATTCCATAATTCAAACAAAACACTCATAAAAATTTAGAGACGCCTTTATCTTTTTAAAATATCCACATTCATTTAACACACTGTTAACCTGACTATTAGGTATCCATTATATATTTATTCTATTAATTTGGTCTAAGACTCCAATTCTTTTGGACAGGCTAAGAAAAAGATTAAATGAATCTAGAAAAAACGGCCGAATTTTTAGAAAATTTTGACTACAAGTATACACGCCAAGGCAACACTTTAACCATTATCTTGGCTTATAATCACCGAATTTTTATGGATTTTAAAAATCCGAATAAGATAACGATCAAAGATCAGTTGGTAACGTGGAATTTTATAACTGGTGTTCTAAAAATGAGTATTAGAAAAGCCATTATACTAAACCTTGTTTGCAGTATGATATTAAGCATTATCATTGCTTTTTTTAATTTTAAAATTGGAGCTATCGTTTTCTTCTGCTTGGTATTATGGACGACCTATTGGTCTGTGACTCATATTACCAGATATGAAAACCTAAAACATATCTTAACTCACGGCAATAATTCTGCTTTGTACTCCATAGAATCGTGAATACGACTATTACATACAAAATTTCTATATGTAGCCGAAACTCCCCTTAAATCAGAAAAAAAAAAAAGAAACCGCTCAAAGCTATGGACTTTAAACGGTTTCAAACTAAATAACCAACCAAAAAACTCTTATAAAACCCTTGAACTATCTCGTGGGTTATCTTTTCTTTCTTTTTTAAATTTACGTTTTTTCTCTTTTAAGACTGTTTTACCCGTTTTGGTATCTGTCGCTTTTATATATTGGATATAACCTCTACCAGCAAACTCATAAGTTGTATTAGACGATGGCTGATACAGCGAAATGGTCTCGTCATCTATAACGCTCAATTCAAAAAACTCATTGCCGTACTGATCATAATTTAATGTTAAAGTTTTTAAATAGAAATCGTTAGCCACATCACCTACGCCATAAACACCTGTATAATCCCAAAAAACTTGATTAGGATTTAATCCAATGGCATCCTGTGAGCTCTGGAAGGTTTCATCATTTCCTCCAGCTAAAAAGCGCAAATAATTTTCGGCATCAAAGGGATTAGTTGCTCCTGTGTTACTGGTAAATATTTTTTCCCAAGCTTCATAATCCTGTAAGAAATAATGAATGTTGTCGTAAAAAATAAAATCATAATCAAAATTAGAGCGTTGGTAACCATCTAAAAAATAAGAGGTATCGTTATCTGGATTGTATAACTCAATGCGGTTTGCAGAAATTTGATAAACATCGTAGGTAGAAAACCCATCAACATCATGATCTACATCTAAAATCATTTGGTAGGCATCATAAACCCCTACATCAATACCAAAACCATTACCTGTTTCGCCAATACCAGCAATATTATTATTTGCATAAAGCACACCGTTACGAAATGACAAGGTAAAAGCCTTTTGTAACCACGGGGTTTCCCCATAGCCTAAGGTAGCATTAATATCAACGTACCATAACTCGTAAGACCCTAATAATTGATTTAAAGAAATTCCAGGATCAATATCCTCTCTATAATTATCACAGGACGTCAAAAAAACGCCACTTAATACCACTACTAAAAATAATTTTATCGCTTTCATATCTATACAAGTTAAGGATTTCTATCGACTCAATTTCAAAACACGTGCCAAAATCACAAAGGCTTATCATCAAAAGTCAACCACATCATTATTTTTTTATGTATTTTTGACACAGAAATTAGATAGAAATTTCATGGATAAACCATTAAAATATGCCGTTTTCGGAGCAGGAAGTTGGGCTACTGCCATTGTAAAGATGCTTTCTGAAAATTTGAATGAAATTGGATGGTACATGCGTAGTGTTTATACCAAAGAACACTTATTACGCGAGCAGCACAACCCCAATTACTTAAGTTCTGTAGAGTTTCATATAGAACAACTTAAATTAAGTAATGACATTAATGAAATTGCAGAATATGCCGATGTTCTTATATTCGTGATACCTTCGGCTTTTATTCATAGTGAATTAGAAAAACTGAAAGTAGACATTTCTAACAAAATTATCGTATCGGCAGTTAAAGGCATTATGCCTGAAACCGAGCTTTTGGTAGGTGAGCATTTTCATGACATCTATAAAGTACCTTACGAAAATATAGCGGTTATTGCTGGTCCTTGTCATGCTGAAGAAGTGGCTCTAGAACGTTTGTCCTACCTGACTATTTCTTGTGCCGACCAGAATAAAGCCACGGCTATTGCCAATAGCTTAAGCAGTGACTATATAAAAACTAAAATTACAGATGATGTCATTGGTGTGGAATATGCCGTTATGCTTAAAAATATTTACGCTATCGCTGCCGGAATTGCCCATGGTTTAGGTTACGGAGACAACTTCCAAAGTGTTCTTATGAGTAATGCCATTCGGGAGATGAAAAGGTTCATAAAAAAGGTTCATAAAATGAAACGTAACATTAATAATTCGGCGTATTTAGGAGATTTATTGGTAACCGGATACTCTGTTTTTTCACGCAATCGCATGTTTGGCAATATGATTGGTAAAGGCTATACTGTAAAATCGGCGCAAATGGAAATGAACATGGTGGCCGAGGGTTATTACGCCACTAAGAGTGCGCATGAACTCAATCTTAAAAATACCAAGAAAACACAAATGCCTATTATAAATGCTGTTTACGAGATTTTATATGAAAATAAAAATCCGAAGACCGTGTTTATGAAACTCACAGAAAAATTAGACTAACAAGATTCCTGCTTTCGCAGGAATCGGTTATTTCACTAGCACACCTTTTACCGACATGAGCGGCACAGGCTGTAAAGCTTTTAAATTAATGCTGTTTTTACGGAATACATACGTTTTATCATACATTTGGTTGCCTTCAAAAAAAGTCACTTTAAACGTGTTATTTAAAGCAAATAATTCTTCTTGCATCAGTT
This genomic interval from Tamlana carrageenivorans contains the following:
- the nadD gene encoding nicotinate (nicotinamide) nucleotide adenylyltransferase, producing MKIGLYFGSFNPIHIGHMVIGNHIAEYSNLDEVWFVVTPHNPFKEKKTLLANHHRLEMVYRATEPYDKLQACNIEFNLPQPNYTINTLVHLQEKYPNKEFCLIMGEDNLKSFHKWKNHQLILENHFVYVYPRISENVIETPFDGHEKIIHINAPIMQLSSSFIRKSIAAGKNIQPMLPEHVWEYMDEMNFYR
- a CDS encoding nicotinic acid mononucleotide adenyltransferase — protein: MKAIKLFLVVVLSGVFLTSCDNYREDIDPGISLNQLLGSYELWYVDINATLGYGETPWLQKAFTLSFRNGVLYANNNIAGIGETGNGFGIDVGVYDAYQMILDVDHDVDGFSTYDVYQISANRIELYNPDNDTSYFLDGYQRSNFDYDFIFYDNIHYFLQDYEAWEKIFTSNTGATNPFDAENYLRFLAGGNDETFQSSQDAIGLNPNQVFWDYTGVYGVGDVANDFYLKTLTLNYDQYGNEFFELSVIDDETISLYQPSSNTTYEFAGRGYIQYIKATDTKTGKTVLKEKKRKFKKERKDNPRDSSRVL
- a CDS encoding NAD(P)H-dependent glycerol-3-phosphate dehydrogenase: MDKPLKYAVFGAGSWATAIVKMLSENLNEIGWYMRSVYTKEHLLREQHNPNYLSSVEFHIEQLKLSNDINEIAEYADVLIFVIPSAFIHSELEKLKVDISNKIIVSAVKGIMPETELLVGEHFHDIYKVPYENIAVIAGPCHAEEVALERLSYLTISCADQNKATAIANSLSSDYIKTKITDDVIGVEYAVMLKNIYAIAAGIAHGLGYGDNFQSVLMSNAIREMKRFIKKVHKMKRNINNSAYLGDLLVTGYSVFSRNRMFGNMIGKGYTVKSAQMEMNMVAEGYYATKSAHELNLKNTKKTQMPIINAVYEILYENKNPKTVFMKLTEKLD